In a genomic window of [Empedobacter] haloabium:
- a CDS encoding alpha/beta fold hydrolase — MTKQIDAYPIHIPQADLDDLADRLGRIRWPDPGTVADGSQGPHPDRIRALVERWRRGYDWRATEALLNDWGSSRTVIDGLGFHFLHIRSPEADATPLLLTHGWPGSILEFREVIGPLTRPREFGGRATDAFHLVMPSLPGFGFSDKPSEPGWGVGRTASAFQELMQRLGYGKRWLAQGGDWGAAVTTALAHMRAPGLAGIHLNMVMFQPTAQEVAEATPEERRMLADAARYDREYSGYMKLQSTRPQSVAYGLADSPVGLAGWLYALFQDVSDSGGHPESVIPLDHLIDHVMLYWLTNAGPSAARFYWEGVREMAQGMPAAPIPLPAGVSMFPGEQLRLSRRWAEARFADLRFFGEAERGGHFAAMENPVTFVEHLRATFRAMA; from the coding sequence ATGACCAAGCAAATCGATGCGTATCCCATCCACATTCCGCAGGCTGACCTGGACGATCTCGCCGACAGGCTGGGTCGCATCCGATGGCCCGACCCGGGCACGGTCGCGGACGGTTCGCAGGGGCCGCACCCCGACCGTATCCGCGCGCTGGTCGAACGCTGGCGCCGCGGTTACGACTGGCGCGCTACCGAAGCCCTGCTCAACGACTGGGGCAGCAGCCGTACGGTCATCGATGGCCTGGGCTTTCATTTCCTGCACATCCGCTCGCCCGAAGCGGACGCGACGCCGCTGCTGCTGACGCATGGCTGGCCGGGTTCGATCCTCGAATTCAGGGAAGTGATCGGACCGCTGACCCGGCCGCGCGAATTCGGCGGGCGTGCCACCGATGCCTTTCACCTCGTGATGCCATCCTTGCCCGGCTTCGGCTTTTCGGACAAGCCGTCCGAACCGGGCTGGGGTGTCGGTCGCACCGCAAGCGCGTTCCAGGAACTGATGCAGCGCCTGGGCTATGGCAAACGGTGGCTGGCCCAGGGTGGGGACTGGGGCGCGGCGGTGACGACCGCGCTGGCCCACATGCGCGCGCCAGGCCTGGCCGGCATCCACCTGAACATGGTGATGTTCCAGCCGACGGCACAGGAGGTCGCCGAGGCGACGCCCGAGGAGCGGCGCATGCTGGCAGACGCCGCGCGGTATGACCGCGAATATTCCGGCTACATGAAGCTTCAGAGCACGCGACCGCAGTCGGTGGCGTATGGGCTGGCGGATTCGCCGGTCGGCCTGGCCGGCTGGCTGTACGCCCTGTTCCAGGACGTCTCGGACAGCGGTGGGCATCCGGAAAGCGTGATTCCCCTCGACCATCTGATCGACCACGTGATGCTGTACTGGCTGACCAACGCCGGACCGAGCGCCGCGCGCTTTTACTGGGAAGGTGTGAGGGAAATGGCGCAGGGAATGCCCGCTGCGCCGATCCCGCTGCCTGCGGGTGTCAGCATGTTTCCGGGTGAACAGCTAAGACTGTCGCGGCGCTGGGCGGAAGCGAGATTTGCCGACCTGCGCTTTTTCGGCGAAGCCGAACGCGGTGGCCATTTCGCGGCAATGGAGAATCCCGTAACCTTCGTCGAGCATTTGCGGGCGACGTTCCGGGCGATGGCCTAG
- a CDS encoding FAD-dependent monooxygenase → MTNRYRDADFDTDVIVIGGGPIGLTTACALAHHGVAFRLFEQRREPKPNSRANNLWARPQELLAAIGIRDALASRSHRIRQINTLLNGKTVEPIAIADVASPYPDVLYSGQDVIETVLAEQVQAKGGTVERGRKVVGMEQDEDGVWVSIATVGATDEHETEGPVEKLRCRYVVGADGHEGFVRKALGLDFEPEKLPNCMNRQVDARLRWRRSTDFDHLWFFYYPRGFCGVLPVWEGYHRLFFLSDDTGLPDRDPTLEEMQAIAREVTQDETLTLSDPIWLTHSRFQHGVSTGYAKGRILLAGDAGHLTLPAGGQGMNAGLHDAVGVAWRLAMVLNERAQPIVLTSYDAERGGEHRRLDKQQEQGFRNSVYRGTLTDAAMRVAASFLPNIGELIQGTNDLQQLTVGYPDSPLNEDHLGRLRDLLRRQVPHPGDRAPDADVIAADGTSTTLFAHLYNPDGHTWGWTLLAFDGQQAQALPQLRTAIAAASPWTFVRPRLVLGAALAQPDDAVVLSDLDGEAHAAYGMDGQPALVLVRPDGHIAFRAPAAEPELLLAYCNKVFGSSNE, encoded by the coding sequence ATGACGAACAGATACAGGGATGCGGATTTCGACACCGACGTGATCGTCATCGGTGGCGGCCCGATCGGCCTGACCACGGCCTGTGCGCTGGCACATCACGGTGTCGCCTTCCGCCTCTTCGAACAACGGCGCGAACCGAAACCGAATTCACGCGCCAACAACCTGTGGGCCCGGCCGCAGGAACTGCTGGCGGCAATCGGCATTCGCGATGCCCTGGCAAGCCGATCGCACCGGATCAGGCAGATCAACACGCTGCTGAACGGGAAGACGGTGGAGCCGATCGCCATCGCCGATGTCGCGAGTCCCTATCCGGACGTGCTGTACAGCGGCCAGGACGTCATCGAGACGGTGCTGGCGGAGCAGGTGCAGGCCAAAGGCGGCACGGTCGAGCGCGGCCGCAAGGTGGTCGGCATGGAGCAGGACGAGGATGGGGTCTGGGTGTCGATCGCCACCGTCGGTGCGACGGACGAGCATGAGACCGAAGGCCCGGTGGAAAAGCTGCGCTGCCGCTACGTGGTGGGTGCGGACGGTCACGAAGGTTTCGTGCGCAAGGCGCTGGGCCTCGACTTCGAGCCCGAGAAACTGCCGAACTGCATGAACCGCCAGGTCGACGCCAGGCTGCGTTGGCGCCGCTCGACCGACTTCGACCACCTGTGGTTCTTCTACTATCCACGCGGCTTTTGTGGCGTGCTGCCGGTCTGGGAGGGCTACCACCGCCTGTTTTTCCTGTCCGACGACACGGGACTGCCGGACCGCGATCCCACGCTGGAAGAAATGCAGGCGATCGCGCGCGAAGTGACGCAGGACGAAACGCTGACGCTGTCCGATCCGATCTGGCTGACGCACAGCCGCTTCCAGCACGGTGTATCGACCGGCTACGCCAAGGGCCGCATCCTGCTGGCCGGCGACGCCGGACACCTGACCTTGCCGGCGGGCGGGCAGGGCATGAATGCCGGCCTGCACGACGCCGTCGGCGTCGCCTGGCGGCTGGCCATGGTGCTGAATGAACGGGCGCAGCCCATCGTGCTGACATCCTACGACGCCGAGCGGGGTGGCGAGCATCGCCGCCTCGACAAGCAGCAGGAGCAGGGCTTCCGCAACAGCGTCTATCGCGGGACGCTGACGGATGCGGCGATGCGCGTGGCCGCCAGCTTCCTGCCCAATATCGGTGAGCTGATCCAGGGCACCAACGACCTGCAGCAGCTGACGGTGGGCTACCCGGACAGCCCGCTGAACGAGGATCACCTCGGCCGCTTGCGCGACCTGCTGCGGCGCCAGGTGCCGCATCCCGGCGATCGCGCACCCGACGCGGACGTGATCGCGGCGGACGGCACATCGACGACACTGTTTGCGCACCTCTACAACCCCGATGGCCATACCTGGGGCTGGACCTTGCTGGCCTTCGACGGCCAGCAGGCCCAAGCGCTGCCACAACTGCGCACCGCCATCGCCGCCGCATCGCCCTGGACCTTCGTCCGGCCAAGGCTGGTCCTGGGTGCCGCGCTCGCGCAGCCGGACGATGCCGTGGTCCTCTCCGATCTGGACGGCGAGGCGCATGCCGCTTACGGCATGGACGGTCAACCCGCGCTGGTGCTGGTCCGGCCGGACGGCCACATCGCCTTCCGCGCGCCTGCCGCGGAACCGGAACTTCTGCTCGCATATTGCAACAAGGTGTTCGGTTCGAGCAACGAATGA
- a CDS encoding MarR family transcriptional regulator, with translation MDNENPAQPIRELVLNVFATNGRLVDSGNKLVRDIGLTTAWWQVLGALGYAPAPLPVAHIARNMGLTRQAVQRVVELLAERGFVTFAANPHHQRARLVVLTAQGRKALTAAEAAAAAVDRIALERIGAERVAIASAVLAELREVLAQVLDLPPDAALPETD, from the coding sequence ATGGACAACGAAAACCCTGCCCAGCCCATTCGCGAATTGGTGTTGAACGTGTTCGCGACGAACGGCCGCCTGGTGGATTCGGGCAACAAGCTCGTACGCGATATCGGCCTGACGACCGCGTGGTGGCAGGTACTGGGCGCCCTGGGCTATGCGCCCGCGCCGCTGCCGGTGGCGCATATCGCCCGCAATATGGGCCTCACGCGGCAGGCCGTCCAGCGCGTCGTCGAGCTGCTGGCCGAGCGCGGATTCGTCACGTTCGCGGCCAATCCGCACCACCAGCGGGCCAGGCTGGTGGTGCTGACAGCGCAAGGCCGCAAGGCGTTGACGGCGGCGGAAGCGGCGGCCGCGGCGGTCGATCGCATCGCACTCGAGCGCATCGGTGCCGAGCGGGTCGCCATCGCCAGCGCCGTCCTGGCCGAATTGCGCGAGGTGCTGGCCCAGGTCCTCGACCTGCCGCCGGATGCCGCCCTACCGGAAACCGACTGA
- a CDS encoding isocitrate lyase, which yields MSQYQTDIDAIATLKQKEGSAWDAINPESAARMRAQNRFKTGLDIARYTAAIMRRDMAAYDADPSKYTQSLGCWHGFIGQQKLISIKKHFNSTDRRYLYLSGWMVAALRSEFGPLPDQSMHEKTAVASLIRELYTFLRQADARELGGLFRQLDAAKDDASRAAIQAKIDGFVTHVVPIIADIDAGFGNAEATYLMAKQMIEAGACCIQIENQVSDEKQCGHQDGKVTVPHEDFLAKIRAVRYAFLELGVDDGLIVARTDSLGAGLTKQIAYTREPGDLGDQYNSFLDIEEVTADALANGDVVIKQGGKLVRPKRLPSNLFQFRQGTGEARCVLDCITSLQNGADLLWIETEKPHIAQIGGMVKEIRKVIPNAKLVYNNSPSFNWTLNFRQQVYDAMKEQGKDVSQYDRTQLMSAEYDESELAREADERIRTFQADAAREAGIFHHLITLPTYHTAALSTDNLAKEYFGEQGMLGYVAGVQRKEIRQGIACVKHQNMSGSDIGDDHKEYFSGEAALKAGGVHNTMNQF from the coding sequence ATGTCACAGTACCAAACCGATATCGATGCCATCGCCACCCTGAAGCAGAAAGAGGGCAGCGCCTGGGACGCCATCAACCCCGAGTCCGCGGCCCGCATGCGTGCGCAGAACCGCTTCAAGACCGGCCTGGATATCGCCCGCTACACGGCCGCCATCATGCGCCGCGACATGGCAGCCTATGACGCCGACCCGTCCAAGTACACCCAGTCGCTGGGTTGCTGGCACGGCTTCATCGGCCAGCAGAAGCTGATCTCGATCAAGAAGCACTTCAACAGCACCGACCGCCGCTACCTGTACCTGTCCGGCTGGATGGTCGCCGCCCTGCGTTCCGAGTTCGGCCCGCTGCCGGACCAGTCGATGCACGAGAAGACCGCCGTCGCCTCGCTGATCCGCGAGCTGTACACCTTCCTGCGCCAGGCCGATGCCCGTGAGCTGGGCGGCCTGTTCCGCCAGCTGGACGCCGCCAAGGACGACGCTTCGCGCGCCGCCATCCAGGCCAAGATCGACGGCTTCGTCACCCACGTGGTGCCGATCATCGCCGACATCGACGCCGGCTTCGGCAACGCGGAAGCGACCTACCTGATGGCCAAGCAGATGATCGAGGCGGGTGCCTGCTGCATCCAGATCGAGAACCAGGTGTCGGACGAGAAGCAGTGCGGCCACCAGGACGGCAAGGTCACCGTGCCGCACGAGGACTTCCTGGCCAAGATCCGCGCCGTGCGCTACGCCTTCCTGGAGCTGGGCGTGGACGACGGCCTGATCGTCGCCCGTACCGACTCGCTGGGCGCCGGCCTGACCAAGCAGATCGCCTACACCCGTGAACCGGGCGACCTGGGCGACCAGTACAACAGCTTCCTGGACATCGAGGAAGTGACGGCCGACGCGCTGGCCAACGGCGACGTCGTCATCAAGCAGGGCGGCAAGCTGGTGCGTCCGAAGCGCCTGCCGAGCAACCTGTTCCAGTTCCGCCAGGGCACCGGCGAAGCGCGCTGCGTGCTGGACTGCATCACCTCGCTGCAGAACGGCGCCGACCTGCTGTGGATCGAAACGGAAAAACCGCACATCGCCCAGATCGGCGGCATGGTCAAGGAAATCCGCAAGGTGATCCCGAACGCCAAGCTGGTGTACAACAACAGCCCGTCGTTTAACTGGACGCTGAACTTCCGCCAGCAGGTCTATGACGCGATGAAGGAACAGGGCAAGGACGTGTCGCAGTACGACCGTACCCAGCTGATGAGCGCCGAGTACGACGAGTCCGAACTGGCGCGCGAGGCGGACGAGCGTATCCGCACGTTCCAGGCCGACGCGGCCCGCGAAGCCGGCATCTTCCATCACCTGATCACGCTGCCGACCTACCACACGGCCGCGCTGTCGACGGACAACCTGGCCAAGGAATACTTCGGCGAGCAGGGCATGCTGGGCTACGTGGCCGGCGTGCAGCGCAAGGAAATCCGCCAGGGCATCGCCTGCGTCAAGCACCAGAACATGTCCGGCTCGGACATCGGCGACGACCACAAGGAATACTTCAGCGGCGAAGCGGCGCTGAAGGCCGGTGGCGTGCACAATACGATGAACCAGTTCTGA